AACACCCTAGGTCTTGCAGAAAATAAATTAGCGCTCTATCCTTATACTAGACTTATTATTTATCACATTTTGAGATTAATTTAATGAACGACACACTAAAAATTCTTAATAATATACGCACTTTACGAGCGCAAGCTAGAGCATGCACCCTTGATACCTTAGAAGAAATGTTAGAAAAATTAGAAGTAGTTGTTAATGAACGCCGAGAAGAAAATAATCAAGCTCAAGCTGAAATAGAAAAACATTCTCGAAAATTACAACAATATCGTGATATGCTCATAGCTGATGGGATAGATCCTAATGAACTATTACAAAATATAACTTCTAATACTAAGCCTATTCATAAAAATAAACGTGCAGCTCGCCCAGCAAAGTATCAATACATTAACAAATATGGTGAGATTAAAACTTGGACCGGACAAGGACGTACTCCCTCAATTATCAAAAAAGCTATCGATGAAAAAAAGAAAAAATTAGAAGATTTTTTACTATAATTAATGATAAATAATACTTATTTATTTCATCTCAAACAAAGAAATTCTTGGTAATATTTTCAAGCTCTTTGTCTGGAATCATCATATGCAGAATTTAATATGTACTATACTGTTCACAACCATTCAAATTTAATATTATTTAATTCATAATATCGCATATAACAATCACAATGACTTTTTATAAAATACAAATATATTTAACTAAATTAATAAATCTATTGTATATTTACTGTTTTTATCGAAACGCTAATTGCCCAATTCCTACCCTGTTTAGAGGAAATAAACAAATTTTCATTAATTTTAATAACATCTATCGCTAATATAAATTTGTTATTACCCAAACAAATTGTCACTATATTACATTATAGTAATATTTTTTATACATATAAATAAATTCTATTTAATCCCATCTCAAAATAGCTCTGTGTATTTTACACATATGCCTACAACATTAATTATAACCAATAATCTATACTTACTAGTATAGTATATTCCTTAAAAATATAAATCTTAAAAAATAAAAATAACTATATTGACATCAACTGTAGAATTGAAAAATTTTTCATTAACATAAATATCACAATTATTAAATATAGTCACTTGTATAGATGTCCATTATTATTTCCTTCATAACCCTGATCTAAAATATTAGATGAAAATATCATATACAATTTACTAAAAATTGATTCTTAATTAAAAACGCAATACCTATAAATATATACCAAATAAATACATATACTTACGATCTATACTGTTTTTTTAGAATTATTAAAATAGTTAAAAATAAAAACCCCAACATAACATCATAATATAATTTAATTTAATACAATAATATTATTTTTGTACTAATAAATATATTTTATATGCTTAATAAAAATTAATGATATAATAAATATTAGAAATATCCTAGCATCATGTATATTAGGATGATCACTATACTTGTTAATATATTTTAATAAAAATTCAAATGCAAAAATCATTGTACTCACTAACATTCAATGATATCATTCAACATATTTTCTAAAACTTTTGTGATTATAAATTTTAACAATATGTCCTATTGACATATAAAAAAGATACAATGCACTTGGCGATGGCACTAAAAGACTCGACATAAAACATATTAAAAATTATTTAATAATCATAGGATTGCTTTGCAATTATGCAGCACATCAATTTTCAATTGTTTCAACATAATTTCACATTACTGAAAAATAAATTTATACAAAAATCATTAGTATCAAATAATATTTAAAATATATCTATATTATTAGATACAACAACCCTCCTAATAATAAGATCAAAATAGGCTTTTGGAACAAGCTATAAATCTATTTTTTATACACATTATTTCAAATACGCATTTAAATTACTTTTTAATTATTCTGCAGCAACTTTATAAAGAAGTTGATAAAAACCAATGTTAAATCAACATGATTTTAATTGAAATGACCAACCATTATATACAAACATTCTATTAAATAAAATTAAAACAAAACTACAGATTACTAAAGCTCATTTTATGAGCTATTACAATAATAGCTGTAATTTTCAATTATTAGTTAAATTAATTAATCGTTCAATAATAAATATATAATAAAATTAGAACCATAATAATTAATTATAATATATTTAATAATCTTCTTATACTCACAAACATACCCATACCTAAATAATTTATTAAAAACACAACAAATGTTTTGAACTTATTAATTCATTGTATTATATAGAAACATGCATATATAATAGCCTGCAGTTTTGTAGCTCTACTACTATATTTAAAGAATTTAATATACTAAACCGATTAATAATTAAATAATTGTAACAAATGGTATTTATTTTCATATACTATGATACACATAAAAAGTATAATTATTAATTGTTGTTAATTATTTTTATTTTACTAAATCAGTAACGCCTATATTTTATAATCGAAAATAAATACGGATCGCCATCATATGAAATTTGTTTCTTTTAACATCAATGGATTACGTGCTCGTA
This genomic interval from Candidatus Blochmanniella pennsylvanica str. BPEN contains the following:
- the hns gene encoding histone-like nucleoid-structuring protein H-NS, which codes for MNDTLKILNNIRTLRAQARACTLDTLEEMLEKLEVVVNERREENNQAQAEIEKHSRKLQQYRDMLIADGIDPNELLQNITSNTKPIHKNKRAARPAKYQYINKYGEIKTWTGQGRTPSIIKKAIDEKKKKLEDFLL